The Funiculus sociatus GB2-C1 genomic interval TCTGGGTGCGGGGTTCTCCTGGTTTTGAGGAGGTTAGGGGAAGCAGCCAGAGGTTACTGGTAGCGATCGCTTGCCCTTCATCTGTTCTCAAACCATCCGCTGTGGGGGGTATTCCGGGGGAGGTGACAACTTGATCGAATAGCAGCGCTAACCCATCTGGTGACAAACTCATGTGAATGTCGCGCTGGGTGGGCAATAGCAACAGCGGCTTCACGGCATTTGCATCCAGAGGACTTGTGGAATTTTTGATGTCAATTGCGGCAATGTAAGGCTGTTCTTGGTAATCTGTTCCAGTGAGTAGCTGTGTTAGCAGACAGTAGAGTATCTCCTTTTGGGGAGCAAATTCGCAACCCAGAATTGAGCCGTTTGTCCGCAGGAGTTCTTTCTGTACGCCAGAGTTAGTGACCAGAAAAAGCGATCGCGTGTAATCTGTGTTGAATTTAACGAAAGTGCCTGCCGATCCATCTCTGGCGAACCCTAGCACTAAACCAAATTTCGGCAGAAAATCCAACGGCTTTGCGGCTGGGGTGAGTGGCAGAATGGCGATACCTTCCCCTTGAGCGATCGCTACTGTCTCACTATCCGGCGCTATCAAAAATTCTCCTCCCGGTTGGTTTTTCAAAGGTTGTGGCGGAGCATCTTTTCGCACTACCCACAGTCCAAATTCTGCGGGATTTTTGCTGTTCACTCGCTGCACAACAATTGTTTCCCCATCCGCAGACAAGTCAAATTTGAGATTTTGGTAATCTTTGTTATCTAAAACCACGTTCAGTCTGCCGGCTGGCGGTGATTGTTCGTTGGATTTTCCGGAATCAGAACTTATTCCCGTGGTTACGTTGTAAATTTGTTGTTCCGACAAGCCTGGTTTATTATTCCTCGAATCGGTGGCAGAAAACAATATTTTTTCGCCATCTGGGTATGGCTTAAAGTCCATTACTACCAGGTCTTTAGGTGTCAGAACTATTTTTTTATTTTGAGTAAAGTTGTAGAGGATTAATTGCCCTTGTTCTTCCTTATCAATTCCCAGATAAACCATAGCGCGATCGCGGGTGCGAAACTCTCCCGTAAACGGTTGCATTTCCCTTCCTACACGACTCGTTCCTATACGCTCGGTTGCCCCCTCTAAGCTTACTTTATAAGCTGTGTCATAAGGCGCTGGGGAAGTTAAGGTATAAGACATTTTCCGCCCTGCCCAGCTGAATTTACCCGGCAAAGATGGCTCAATACGCAGATTTGCTTCCACACTGCCACGATCCATTGGGCGGCTAAAGGTGAGGATAAAGGAAGGATCATCAGCACCTACTTGTTTTCTCTGCCAGCTGAAATCTCGCACACGAGGCCCGGTGACTAAAAGGCAATTGGTGCCACTGCCGCAGGCATTGCCACCCCACAACATTAGCCCTATTACCAGACTCAGCACTAGCATTAGCGCTAAGGCAAGGCGATCAATTGGTTGAAGAAATTGTTTGGAAGTCATTGGTCAGTTGTCAGTTGTCATCTTAAGAGTTGTCCAGTTATCAAGTTGAAACGTTATCAGGTTCTAGCCGCTTAGTAACCTGATAACGTTCAAACGCCAATAGACAACAAACAATCCAAATAGTTAATAATCATAGGGATTCTTTGGCGGGTCTATTTTTTTAAGTGAATTGGCTTTGATGGTGAGTTGGCGTTTACCTTGGAAGGTTTCGGTAATCATCTCACCTTCAACTTCTAACCAAGTGTCGGGGATATAGGCATTGCGATTTTCAATTAATTTTACGGGCAACCCTACTGGATAAGCATCTGCTGCACAGCAGGTAATTATAAATCGGGATATTAACAGGTATTCTGGCGGTAGTTCTGGTGGATGAACCACGAATCCTTGAACTTTAGCTTTCTGACCTGTGTAGGCGTCGGGTTCGGGGTTGAAGTTCAGCGTCCGCACCCAGTCAATTAGCGATCGTTGTTCAGGTCGTACTGAGGAAGTAAATGCTTTGGGATGCGATCTGGTAAAGCTAATTGATTCAGTAACACCCCGTTCTAGTGCTGTTGTAGAGGTAAACACGCGGGGGGCAATTACTAAACCCAATATGGCTGTCACTAGCAGCAAAATGCTACTCCATCCAGGGGGAAACAAGGTGATATGCTGAAGAACCGCTACAGTCCGATTTCGCTCCCTACCATTAAACAGTTCTTGGAGCAGTTGTACAGCTTTCAATACCGCCAAGATTAACAAAGATATACCAGTGACAATCACCAGCCAGAAATAATCTTCGTGAATCAGTAAGTATAATTCCCCTGTGATCCGGTATTTTAGCAGCAATATTCCCCACGCCAAGAGTGCCAAGACATCCAAGCTAGGGATGATAAATTTTTGGGAAATAAGCTTTGGTTGATTGGTCATTGGTCAAGGGGGGACTAGGGATTGGGGATTGGGGACTGGGGATTGAGGATTGGGAGTAGAGGATTGGGGAATTGGGAAAAAGTCTTACCTAGTTCCTAGTTCCTAGTCCCTAGTCCCTAGTCCCCAGCCCCCAGTTCCCTGACATCAGAAAAAGTAGGTATAAAACAAGGTAAAGATGAAAGTCAGCTGGGCTGCGAGTCCAAAGAGATAGAATACTGCTCTGGGTTTGAGAATTGATAACATCAATCCGATGCCTTTGAGGTCAATCATCGGGCCAAATACCAGAAAAGCTAGTAAAGATCCGCTGGTAAAAGCTGAGGCAAAGGAGAGGGCAAAAAAGGAATCTACGGTTGAACAAATCGACACCAGTGCAGCCAATACCATCATGGCGACGATGGAGGTAATTGGCCCTTGACCAAGACTTAGGATAAGTTCGCGGGGTGCGAGTACCTGAATAGCCGCTGCGATCGCACTTCCCAAAATTAACACGCCTCCCAGTTCCCGCAGCTCCTGCACTGTATTATCTAGCAACATCCGCAGCTTGTAGGGTAGCGGTTTTGTGCTTATATTACCCGCCATTGTGTTGCCAAGAGCAACGGCATCCATTTGCACCGGCCCAGACTGTCCCAGCCAAAACGTTCCCGATTGTAGCAAGGTGGGAGTGTTATCTTCCTGTCTTGATTTTGATTGGGGACGGGGTATGGCGCAAGCGATCGCTGGTTGCAGGATTGGTTTCAAATTACTCTGAATGCTGAATACGGAAGCAATGATGGTTGCGATCGCTAACGAAAATACTACCCGCAACACGACAATTTCCGGCTGATCTCGGAATGCCACCCACGTAGACCAGATCACAATCGGATTGATTGTTGGCGCTGCCAGCAAAAACCCAATCGCTACTGGTGATGGCACCCCTTGCATCAGCAACCGCCGCGCTACTGGCACATTACCGCACTCGCACACTGGAAACAAGAAGCCTACACAGCTGCCCACAAAAGCCCCTAAAATTGGGTTCTTCGGCATGGCACCAATCAGCTTCCGCTCATCGATAAACAACAGCAGTATACCGGAGAGCAAAACCCCCACTAGCAAGAAAGGCATTGCCTCTACTAGCAAACTTAAAAACAAGGTGAAAGCGTTGTGCAGTTGATTCATGCGGTTGGTCGTGAGTAGCCTTTTCTAGCTTTTTGCGGCTGCCAAGCCATTTTAGCGGTAATTACTGTTGATTTGATGAATGTGGTATTCGACGAGGTATTGTTGCAATTGTTTCAATTGTTGCTTTCAACATCCCAAACGTATAAGTATTTTCCTCAAACAAAGAGAAATGCTGGTTCTCTAGATTACAAATTTATAGGTAATTTTGAGTAATTTCAGCATTTTTGCTGATGATGTATTTCTGATTACACTGTAAATTTACTCAAGACAGTAAGATATTTATAAAACATTTATGAATCAGGCTCAAGCTTTAAGACTGGATATCAGTTATGTAGCGCAACCTGACATGAATGCCCTTGGAGCACCGCCCTTGTCACTCCAGGTAAGCGATCGCTATTTATCTTTACAATCCACGCTTCAGGAACTATCACTGCACGATGGTCAGGTTGAAACCGATAAAATCGGCAGGGAGGTGGCTGGGGCTTTCAAAGCTAATCCTCTCCTTCCAGGGATCATCTTAAACCAGCAAGGTCGTTTGGCTGGGATGATTTCCCGGCGGCGATTTTTAGAATTCATGAGTCGTCCCTACGGGTTAGAATTGTTTTCTCAGCGACCGATTGAGTGTTTATACCGAGCTGCTCAAACGGAGATGTTAACTTTTCCAGGGGAAACACCGATCGTGACGGCGGCCCGTCGGTCTTTAGATCGACGCCCTGAGTTACTTGATGAACCGATTGTGGTAGAGGTAGCACCGCAAGTTTACCGTTTATTGGATGTACATCAATTACTGCTAGCTCAGGCGCAAATTCATGAATTGGCAACCCAGCTGGTGACTCAACTCTACAACCAGCTGGCAATTACAAACCAACAGTTACTACACCTGGCAAGTTCTGATAGCTTAACTGGGGTTGCCAACCGTCGCCGTTTTGATGAGTATTTCCTTTGTTGCTGGCAACAGATGCAGGAAAATAGTTCTGGGCTATGCCTGATTCTGTGCGATGTTGACTTTTTCAAAAAGTATAACGATAGCTACGGTCATCAAGCAGGTGATGACTGTTTACGGCAGGTAGCTGCTGCCATAGAGCAAACGGTGAAGCATCCGGAAGATTTGGTAGCACGTTATGGTGGGGAAGAATTTGCTGTAATTATGCCCCACACGCCGCTTGCTAGTGCGGTTCATGTTGCAGAATCTATTCAAGAGGCAGTCAAAGCTTTGAAAATTCCCCATGCTTGTTCAGAGGTTAGCGAGTACGTGACCGTCAGTTTAGGTGTTGCGATCGGTTTTCCTAGTCCAGCTTTCTCACCATCAATGCTGGTTACGGCAGCTGACGAGATGCTGTACAAAGCAAAGCAGGCTGGACGCGATCGCGTTAGCGTATGCAGCTTTTAGTATTTCCAGGCGTTATTTAAGCCATCGGCAATTTATTAAATGAAAAAAATATTTTATTTAATAAATATATATTTAAACTTTAAATTCCTTCAGAAAAAATTTTATATTTTAGTCCACCAAAATTAAATTATCTAATTGATTTATAAGTTAAGATTTGATTAAAATAAACTTTAGACTAGATTAAAAGTAAATAAATATTGTAGGAAGAATCTTTATTATATAAATTAGCAAAATTGAGTGCTACAGTAAAAATACGATATTATTAAAAAAGTTGAAATAACTAACTCAGGGATATTATGGTTAGTTTGCAAAAGTCCAAGGCCGAATTATCAATATTACCGGAATTGGCTACCAAAAAGCTGAGTTTGGAGTCAACTCTTCAAGAGCTGTCACTATACGATTTTCAAATAGAAGCCTCATGCCAGGGCAAAGAAGTTGCTCAGAGGTTTGAAGTTAACAAGCTATTGCCGGGAGTCATTTTGACCACAGAAAATAAATTTGTGGGGATGATTTCGCGGGGACGATTTTTAGAACAAATGAGCCGCCCTTATGGGCTGGAACTATTTTTAAAACGCTCTCTAAAATCTCTATATGAGTTTGCTGCAACAAATTTTTTAAAATTACCAGGCGATACGTTAATTGTGACGGCAGCAAAATTGTCTTTGCAGCGTCCACCTGAGTTACTAAATGAACCGATTGTAGTAGAGTTGGCGAATGGAGTGTATCGGTTAATAGACGTGCATCAATTACTGGTAGCTCAGTCTCAGATTCACGAACTGACAACTCAGCTTTTGGATGAGCAAACCCAAGCCCAAATGTTGCAAGCAGAAAAAATGGCGACTTTGGGGCGGATGGTTGCTGAAATTGCCCATGAAATTAAAAATCCGGTTAACTGCATTAATGGTAATTCCGCATTCATGTCAACTTACTGTCAAGATTTGATGCAGTTAGTGGCAGCTTATGAAGCAGAACCAAATATATCAGCTAAAATTGTTGATCTCAAAGAAGAAATTGAACTAGATTTTCTTTTGGAAGATTTGCCAAAGTTAATAGAAAGTATGAAAGTGAGCGCGGAGCGATTGACGAAAATCGTTAGCGGTCTACAAAACTTTTCTCACTTGGATGAAAATAAGCGTCAAACCGTTGATTTACACGAATGTATTGAAAGTACCCTACTAATTTTAAATAATCCCCTAAAAAATGGCATTGAAGTAATTAAAAATTATGGAGATTTGCCGCTTGTAAGTTGTTACTCAGGACAACTGAGTCAGGTGTTTATGAATATTATCAGCAATGCAATCGATGCTTTAGGTGAAGCAAAAAGTAAGGAAAACGCTCATCCCAATTTCCTTCCAGCAAAAGATTGGCACCCCCAGATCCAAATTACAACTGAAGTTTTAGAAACCAAAGATTCTGAATGGGTAGTAATTAAGATTTCGGATAATGGGCCTGGAATTAAGCCGGAGATTCAAAAGCGGATTTTCGAGACGTTTTTTACGACAAAGCCAGTAGGTAAGGGGACAGGGCTGGGGTTGGCTATAAGTAATCAAATTGTTACGCAAAAGCATGGAGGTAAATTATTTGTGCGATCGCCTCGCTGGAATGCGGCTAATAGCCCCTCCCCGTCTCGGTTGTACGCTGCTAATAGCGTCTCCTCCCATAGTGTAGGGGAGGACGTTAGCAAAGTGGCTGCAAAGATAGCGACCTTAGAGCATCTAAACAGCGCAATGGGCATGGAAGATTCACAACCAAGCTTCGGCACGGAATTTGAGATCCTGCTGCCGCTTGTTTAATCGGCAGTAGCGCCAAACAATATGTAAGACAGGCATATAAGCCTGACCTCATGCAACGCCGCAGGTTGTAACTAACGCACCAAAAAATAATTGTAGAGAAAATATTCCCCGAAAGTAGTAGTTGGAATCAGCCCCAAGTACAGGTGAAAGGCTGCTGGAGATGATAATGTATGTTAATAGCTGAATCCAGCTTCTCTACTGCATTTTGGGCGTTGTGTGTTGGTATCAAATGGATTTATCTCACCTCCATCCTTGTCTCAGGGGAGCGCTCGCGATCTCTCTACACAATCAGCCCTGAGAGAGTTACCCCTGTACAATTTTCAAGTTAAAACCACCTGCCAGGGTGTAGATGTCGCCCGCATTTTTGAGAAGCATCCCCTGCTGCCTGGAGCAATCTTGATAGAACAGGGTAAGTTTGCAGGTATGGTTTCCCGGCGACGGCTCTTGGAGTGCCTGCTTCGTCCTCATCGGCTAGAGTTATTTTTGCACAAACCCCTGCAAGTTATCTACAGGTATGATCGCTCTGAGGTTTTAGTGCTTCCCGATAGTACGCCAATTCTGACAGCAACGCAGCAGGCACTGAAGCGATCGCCTGAACTGCGAGCAGAACCAATCGTGGTACAAGTGGGAGCATCTGACTATCGTTTGTTAGATGTTCAGGAATTGAACCTTGTTTCCTGGCAAATTCGAGGAATAGAAACTCAAGTACGATACGAACGCATCCAAGCGCAGATGATCCAAAGTGAAAAAATGGCTAGTTTGGGGCGTTTGGTGGATGGATTAGTACACGAAATTTTAGATCCAGTAAGCTTTATTTGGGGAAACTTAACTTATGTCTCAACCTACAGCGATAATTTACTAGAATTGCTGTCTGCTTATGCAGCGTATTTTACTGCTCCGCCTGAAGAAATTGCTGACCTAAAAGAAGATATTGAGTTAGATTTTATCCAACAAGATTTTCCCAGAGCAATTGGCAGCATCCGCTCAGGAGCAGAACGCTTAAAAAAATTGGTATCTGGGTTGCAAAATTTTTGCCATATTGATGATGTTTATCCTAAGCCTGCTGATTTACACGCTAATTTAGATAGTATTCTTTTGTTGTTAAAAAGTCGTCTGACCAGCGAGATTGAGATTGTCAGAAATTATGGACATTTACCTCCAGTCCAATGTTACATTGGGCAACTGAACCAGGTTTTTATGAATATTCTCACAAATGCCATTGATGCGTTGATTGAGCAGGCAGTGCGAGAGAAGTATTCCCAAGAGTTTAAAGGGGGAATGCCAGCAGCAGATGCCATACAAAAGCCTCGTATTGAAATCACTACAAAGGTGTTTTCTCGGACTTTTACTAATCCTAATCCGGGAATCTGCGATCTTCGCTGGGTTTCTATTTTGATTGCTGATAATGGGCCGGGAATGTCTCCGGAATTACAGCAGCAAATTCTTGAATCTTTTTCTGTGCAAAAACGTGCTACTAAAGAAACCAGTTTATCGCTAAGTTATGAAATCGTGACAGCAAAGCACGGAGGAGAATTTAAAATGCGTTCGCGTAGCGTCTCCCAAGAAAAATCCCCTACCGTTAGCGATCGCCTATACGAAGCTGAATCAGAAATATCCGGAAATGAAAGCGTAGAATCCCCTGTAAGCAGTGGTACTGAATTTGAGATTCTGCTGCCCTTAGTGTAACTTCCTAGGTTGGACTACCAGGTGCTGCTTTGTTTACCGCGCTCGTGGTGCGTGGCGTTTGAGGCTTCCATACTCTACCATTTTAACTAAACCTTACTCAGCAACTATAATTATTTGTTGGGTTGCGCTGTCGTACCGCTACGCCCAAGTAAGCTACAACCCCACGTACAATTATTTTAATTTATTACATAAACTATACTTGTAGTAGTTTTTCTGAATTATCCTAATACTAAAATATAAATAAACAACTACAGTTTTTGGCGCTTATATTATAAGTTTTTTCAGGTTTTTGGGAAGCCTTTGTAATAAATCTCAATTTTTCCACTCAGGCAAATCACTTCCTTAAAATTATTTACTTCTGGATATTGGCAGTAGACAAAACTAGAGGTAAAAGTTTGCCAATTTAAGACATTGTCAATCAAAAATAAGGCATATATGCAGCCAACTCAAGACATCTTGCTTTATAACTTAATTAACGCTGCTTCCGGCTTTATTGTCGTTAAAGATAACCAGGGACGCTGGTTGATGGCAAATAACTACACAATAGAGCTATTTCGGTTATCAGGAGTAGATTATCAAGGTAAGACAAGCTTAGAACTAGCTGCATACACTGATGACAAAAGTCGCGCCGCTATTTTAGCTTGTGCTGCCTGCGATGAGAAAGTTTGGCGTGAAGGAACTGTCAGCCATAGCGAACAAGTGATTCAAGATGGCGATGGGGAGATAAAGGTATTTGATATCAAAAAAACCCCGCTTTTCAACCCAGATGGTAGTCGCCAAAAGCTATTGGTGAATGGAAACGACATTACTCGCGCCAAGCTTGCAGAACAAGCTTCTCAAGAGCGCGAACATCGGCT includes:
- a CDS encoding ATP-binding protein, whose translation is MVSLQKSKAELSILPELATKKLSLESTLQELSLYDFQIEASCQGKEVAQRFEVNKLLPGVILTTENKFVGMISRGRFLEQMSRPYGLELFLKRSLKSLYEFAATNFLKLPGDTLIVTAAKLSLQRPPELLNEPIVVELANGVYRLIDVHQLLVAQSQIHELTTQLLDEQTQAQMLQAEKMATLGRMVAEIAHEIKNPVNCINGNSAFMSTYCQDLMQLVAAYEAEPNISAKIVDLKEEIELDFLLEDLPKLIESMKVSAERLTKIVSGLQNFSHLDENKRQTVDLHECIESTLLILNNPLKNGIEVIKNYGDLPLVSCYSGQLSQVFMNIISNAIDALGEAKSKENAHPNFLPAKDWHPQIQITTEVLETKDSEWVVIKISDNGPGIKPEIQKRIFETFFTTKPVGKGTGLGLAISNQIVTQKHGGKLFVRSPRWNAANSPSPSRLYAANSVSSHSVGEDVSKVAAKIATLEHLNSAMGMEDSQPSFGTEFEILLPLV
- a CDS encoding GGDEF domain-containing protein, with the translated sequence MNQAQALRLDISYVAQPDMNALGAPPLSLQVSDRYLSLQSTLQELSLHDGQVETDKIGREVAGAFKANPLLPGIILNQQGRLAGMISRRRFLEFMSRPYGLELFSQRPIECLYRAAQTEMLTFPGETPIVTAARRSLDRRPELLDEPIVVEVAPQVYRLLDVHQLLLAQAQIHELATQLVTQLYNQLAITNQQLLHLASSDSLTGVANRRRFDEYFLCCWQQMQENSSGLCLILCDVDFFKKYNDSYGHQAGDDCLRQVAAAIEQTVKHPEDLVARYGGEEFAVIMPHTPLASAVHVAESIQEAVKALKIPHACSEVSEYVTVSLGVAIGFPSPAFSPSMLVTAADEMLYKAKQAGRDRVSVCSF
- a CDS encoding TIGR03943 family putative permease subunit gives rise to the protein MTNQPKLISQKFIIPSLDVLALLAWGILLLKYRITGELYLLIHEDYFWLVIVTGISLLILAVLKAVQLLQELFNGRERNRTVAVLQHITLFPPGWSSILLLVTAILGLVIAPRVFTSTTALERGVTESISFTRSHPKAFTSSVRPEQRSLIDWVRTLNFNPEPDAYTGQKAKVQGFVVHPPELPPEYLLISRFIITCCAADAYPVGLPVKLIENRNAYIPDTWLEVEGEMITETFQGKRQLTIKANSLKKIDPPKNPYDY
- a CDS encoding sensor histidine kinase, translating into MLVSNGFISPPSLSQGSARDLSTQSALRELPLYNFQVKTTCQGVDVARIFEKHPLLPGAILIEQGKFAGMVSRRRLLECLLRPHRLELFLHKPLQVIYRYDRSEVLVLPDSTPILTATQQALKRSPELRAEPIVVQVGASDYRLLDVQELNLVSWQIRGIETQVRYERIQAQMIQSEKMASLGRLVDGLVHEILDPVSFIWGNLTYVSTYSDNLLELLSAYAAYFTAPPEEIADLKEDIELDFIQQDFPRAIGSIRSGAERLKKLVSGLQNFCHIDDVYPKPADLHANLDSILLLLKSRLTSEIEIVRNYGHLPPVQCYIGQLNQVFMNILTNAIDALIEQAVREKYSQEFKGGMPAADAIQKPRIEITTKVFSRTFTNPNPGICDLRWVSILIADNGPGMSPELQQQILESFSVQKRATKETSLSLSYEIVTAKHGGEFKMRSRSVSQEKSPTVSDRLYEAESEISGNESVESPVSSGTEFEILLPLV
- a CDS encoding permease; translated protein: MNQLHNAFTLFLSLLVEAMPFLLVGVLLSGILLLFIDERKLIGAMPKNPILGAFVGSCVGFLFPVCECGNVPVARRLLMQGVPSPVAIGFLLAAPTINPIVIWSTWVAFRDQPEIVVLRVVFSLAIATIIASVFSIQSNLKPILQPAIACAIPRPQSKSRQEDNTPTLLQSGTFWLGQSGPVQMDAVALGNTMAGNISTKPLPYKLRMLLDNTVQELRELGGVLILGSAIAAAIQVLAPRELILSLGQGPITSIVAMMVLAALVSICSTVDSFFALSFASAFTSGSLLAFLVFGPMIDLKGIGLMLSILKPRAVFYLFGLAAQLTFIFTLFYTYFF
- a CDS encoding Ig-like domain-containing protein, whose protein sequence is MTSKQFLQPIDRLALALMLVLSLVIGLMLWGGNACGSGTNCLLVTGPRVRDFSWQRKQVGADDPSFILTFSRPMDRGSVEANLRIEPSLPGKFSWAGRKMSYTLTSPAPYDTAYKVSLEGATERIGTSRVGREMQPFTGEFRTRDRAMVYLGIDKEEQGQLILYNFTQNKKIVLTPKDLVVMDFKPYPDGEKILFSATDSRNNKPGLSEQQIYNVTTGISSDSGKSNEQSPPAGRLNVVLDNKDYQNLKFDLSADGETIVVQRVNSKNPAEFGLWVVRKDAPPQPLKNQPGGEFLIAPDSETVAIAQGEGIAILPLTPAAKPLDFLPKFGLVLGFARDGSAGTFVKFNTDYTRSLFLVTNSGVQKELLRTNGSILGCEFAPQKEILYCLLTQLLTGTDYQEQPYIAAIDIKNSTSPLDANAVKPLLLLPTQRDIHMSLSPDGLALLFDQVVTSPGIPPTADGLRTDEGQAIATSNLWLLPLTSSKPGEPRTQMQPEQLPLPGLQPRWLP